In a genomic window of Agarivorans albus:
- the atzF gene encoding allophanate hydrolase gives MTTSTYTISQLREAYLSKQFSAKQYLEQQLAAVKSDINNCWISTISEQQLADYLAALEQQDIAELPLFGVPFAIKDNIDLAALPTTAGCKEYSYQPSDNAFVVKQLIAAGAVPLGKTNLDQFATGLVGTRSPWGAVKNSFDPRMISGGSSSGSAVSVALGQVCFSLGTDTAGSGRVPAALNNILGLKATKGLLSCSGVVPACKSLDCVTLFAHTSDDLNLLLDVAGQYDADDCYARPNQKANQSQYYQPLQELTSLKIGVPKASNLAFFDNPETEKLFEQSLKQLERLGAELVEIDFEPFLAAAKLLYEGPWVAERYAAIQEFFEKDPSQCLPVIQTIIGGATKHNAVDAFKAFYQLQAYKVVCDELVKQVDAIVTPTAGSSYSIAQLQDDPIQLNSNMGYYTNFMNLLDYSAISVPAGFYQNKQGNTQSFGITLFSDAYCDRKILSMAALVQQDNGFNLGASKQALPALQTPESIEDDYMDLAVCGAHLSGLPLNFQLTERAGQLVNATQSASAYKLYALAGGPPARPGMIRDEEHGVAIEVEVWRLPKQHLGSFLLGIPHPLGLGKIELADGSWVNSFICEGYATTTAKDVSEFGGWRAYMASL, from the coding sequence ATGACAACAAGTACCTACACTATTTCGCAGTTGCGCGAAGCTTACCTAAGCAAACAGTTTAGCGCTAAGCAATATTTAGAGCAGCAGTTAGCAGCAGTGAAAAGCGACATTAACAACTGCTGGATATCTACCATAAGTGAGCAACAATTAGCCGACTATTTAGCCGCGCTAGAGCAGCAAGATATTGCCGAGTTACCATTATTTGGCGTGCCGTTTGCGATTAAAGACAATATTGATTTAGCAGCCTTGCCAACTACCGCAGGCTGTAAAGAATATAGCTACCAACCCAGTGACAACGCCTTTGTGGTGAAACAGCTTATTGCAGCTGGTGCGGTGCCTTTGGGTAAAACTAACTTAGACCAGTTTGCTACAGGTTTAGTGGGTACTCGCAGCCCTTGGGGAGCAGTTAAAAACAGTTTTGATCCAAGGATGATTTCTGGTGGCTCTAGCTCAGGCAGTGCGGTAAGTGTTGCGTTGGGCCAAGTGTGTTTCTCTTTGGGTACCGATACCGCAGGCTCTGGTCGAGTGCCCGCAGCGCTCAATAATATTCTTGGCTTAAAAGCCACCAAAGGTTTGCTTAGTTGCAGCGGCGTAGTGCCAGCTTGTAAAAGCCTAGATTGTGTCACCTTGTTTGCCCATACCAGCGATGATTTAAACCTGCTGCTGGACGTAGCTGGCCAGTACGATGCCGATGATTGCTACGCAAGGCCAAACCAAAAAGCTAATCAAAGCCAGTACTATCAGCCTTTGCAGGAGTTAACTTCTCTTAAAATTGGTGTGCCCAAAGCAAGCAACCTTGCGTTCTTCGATAACCCAGAAACAGAAAAACTGTTCGAGCAAAGCCTCAAACAGCTAGAGCGTTTAGGCGCAGAGTTAGTAGAGATTGATTTTGAACCATTCTTAGCAGCTGCCAAATTGCTATACGAAGGCCCATGGGTGGCCGAGCGCTATGCCGCTATTCAAGAGTTTTTTGAAAAAGATCCAAGCCAATGTTTACCGGTTATTCAAACCATTATTGGCGGCGCTACAAAGCACAATGCGGTAGATGCCTTTAAGGCCTTCTATCAACTGCAAGCCTATAAAGTGGTCTGTGACGAGCTAGTTAAACAAGTAGATGCAATTGTTACCCCAACAGCGGGCAGTAGTTATAGCATTGCCCAATTACAAGATGATCCCATTCAACTCAACTCCAACATGGGCTACTACACTAACTTTATGAACTTGCTGGACTACAGCGCGATATCGGTACCTGCCGGTTTCTACCAAAACAAGCAAGGAAATACTCAAAGCTTTGGTATTACCCTGTTTAGCGATGCTTATTGCGACAGAAAGATCCTCAGTATGGCTGCGCTTGTCCAACAAGATAATGGCTTTAACTTAGGTGCAAGCAAACAAGCGTTACCGGCACTGCAAACCCCAGAAAGCATAGAGGATGATTACATGGACCTAGCAGTGTGTGGTGCTCACTTGTCAGGTTTACCCCTTAACTTTCAGCTTACCGAGCGAGCAGGGCAATTAGTTAACGCTACTCAAAGCGCCAGCGCCTACAAGTTATATGCCTTGGCAGGTGGTCCGCCCGCGCGCCCCGGCATGATTCGTGATGAGGAACATGGCGTAGCGATAGAAGTAGAAGTATGGCGCTTACCCAAACAACACCTTGGCAGTTTTTTGCTAGGCATTCCGCACCCTCTAGGTTTAGGCAAAATTGAGTTAGCTGATGGAAGCTGGGTAAATAGCTTTATCTGCGAAGGCTACGCAACGACCACAGCCAAAGATGTTAGCGAATTTGGCGGCTGGCGAGCGTACATGGCTAGCTTGTAA
- a CDS encoding HNH endonuclease — protein MRSPNWTKDELILALDLYFKESESIGNANHTKVIELSEVLNSLPIHESSARKQEFRNPNGVGMKLANFLRYDPNYEGKGLKQGSALEKVVWEEFYGDLDRLRLTASAIKENTKYYHTEISQMESDEDDEATEGRVLSRVHKYRERNSSLVKKKKAQVLEKTGKLACEACQFDFFEKYGTLGLGFAECHHDKPISKLKPNEKTKLSDLRILCSNCHRMIHRAKPWINVETLKKLLMKLSR, from the coding sequence ATGAGATCTCCAAATTGGACTAAAGATGAACTAATTTTAGCTTTAGATCTATATTTTAAAGAGTCCGAATCTATTGGTAATGCAAATCATACAAAAGTAATCGAACTCAGCGAAGTATTAAATTCACTACCAATTCACGAGAGTAGTGCTAGAAAGCAAGAATTTAGAAACCCTAATGGCGTTGGTATGAAGTTAGCTAACTTCTTAAGATATGACCCTAATTACGAAGGGAAAGGTCTAAAACAAGGTAGTGCATTAGAAAAGGTTGTTTGGGAAGAGTTCTATGGTGATCTTGATCGATTAAGGCTTACGGCTAGCGCCATAAAAGAGAATACTAAGTATTACCATACAGAAATATCTCAAATGGAATCCGATGAAGATGATGAAGCTACAGAAGGTAGAGTCTTATCAAGAGTACACAAATATCGTGAACGCAATAGTTCACTTGTTAAAAAGAAAAAAGCACAAGTGTTAGAGAAAACCGGTAAACTTGCTTGTGAAGCATGTCAGTTTGATTTTTTTGAAAAATATGGCACTTTGGGTTTAGGCTTTGCCGAATGTCATCACGATAAGCCAATTTCCAAGCTCAAACCAAATGAAAAAACTAAACTATCAGATTTACGTATTCTATGCTCTAACTGCCATAGAATGATTCATAGAGCTAAGCCTTGGATTAATGTTGAAACTCTAAAAAAGCTTTTAATGAAGTTAAGTAGATAA
- a CDS encoding 2-hydroxychromene-2-carboxylate isomerase → MNIEFWFDYASTYSYPAAMRIESVAADNNVSIVWRPFLLGAVFNKQGMNDSPFNVYPAKGEYMWKDMARICSDSNLPFSRPKTFPQHGLLAARVTTRFSDAPWIPKFVRLVYSANFEHNQDISSPSVIEPCLSAVGADVSLVMREAVTEEAKLMLREQTEEAISRGIFGAPSFYVGSELFWGNDRLERAIKWAVEANI, encoded by the coding sequence GTGAACATTGAGTTTTGGTTTGATTACGCTAGTACATACTCCTATCCTGCGGCAATGCGTATTGAGTCTGTGGCGGCCGATAACAATGTAAGTATTGTGTGGCGGCCTTTTCTGTTGGGTGCAGTCTTCAATAAGCAGGGTATGAATGATTCACCTTTTAATGTCTATCCCGCTAAAGGTGAATACATGTGGAAAGATATGGCGAGAATTTGTAGTGATTCCAATCTTCCGTTTAGCCGCCCCAAAACATTCCCGCAACATGGTTTGCTAGCAGCCCGCGTTACAACTAGATTTTCTGATGCACCTTGGATCCCCAAATTCGTAAGGTTAGTTTACTCTGCTAATTTTGAGCATAACCAAGATATCTCATCTCCAAGCGTAATCGAACCTTGTCTTAGTGCGGTTGGGGCAGATGTTTCCTTAGTGATGAGGGAAGCGGTGACTGAAGAGGCTAAGTTAATGCTGAGAGAACAAACCGAAGAGGCGATTTCGCGTGGAATTTTTGGTGCGCCTTCTTTTTATGTCGGTAGCGAGCTTTTTTGGGGAAATGACCGCTTAGAAAGAGCGATAAAGTGGGCAGTTGAGGCCAATATCTAA
- a CDS encoding DUF2200 domain-containing protein — protein MKSTQEQDDQIANMVFSKIYPLYLTKVEKKARTSNELNQVISWLTGYSEAVLQKHINGSATFEAFFADATINPNAKLITGKICGYKVEEIDNPITQQVRYLDKLVDELAKGHELKKILRSA, from the coding sequence ATGAAATCTACACAAGAGCAAGACGACCAAATAGCCAACATGGTCTTTTCAAAAATCTATCCTCTTTACCTTACCAAGGTTGAGAAGAAAGCGCGTACAAGTAACGAACTTAATCAGGTTATTAGCTGGCTTACCGGCTATAGCGAGGCAGTTCTTCAAAAGCATATTAATGGCTCTGCCACATTCGAAGCGTTCTTCGCCGACGCCACTATTAACCCAAATGCAAAGTTAATAACCGGCAAGATTTGTGGCTATAAAGTGGAAGAAATTGACAACCCTATTACTCAACAAGTTCGCTACCTTGATAAGTTAGTTGATGAACTTGCAAAAGGGCATGAATTGAAAAAGATTTTACGAAGCGCTTAG
- a CDS encoding efflux RND transporter permease subunit has protein sequence MLLSDISVKRPVVAIVLSLLLCVFGIASFSQLAVREMPDVENPVVTISTRYEGVSATIIDSQITSVIEDQLSGISGIDQIDSVSRNGMSRVTVTFLLGWPLTEGVSDVRDAVERAKRSLPDDITDPVVSKDNGSGEASIYINLNSNKMDRTELTDYAERVLVDRFNLISGVSSVELTGALYKVMYVKLDPTLMAGRQVTPSDIVTALKSENLELPGGEIRNDTTVMSVRTERLYAEPEDFDYLRIRTSEDGTHVYLKDVASVFVGAENENSTFKSDGILNLSLGIVTQLDANPLNVATMVANEVERLQRFVPEGTELKVDYDATVFIDQAIDEVYQTLMITGGLVVLVLYIFLGQARVTIIPAITVPVSLIATFIAAQSFGFSINLITLMALILAIGLVVDDAIVVVENIYHHIEQGTPPLLAAYRGTREVGFAVIATTLVLVMVFLPIAYMDGMVGKMFTEFSVLLSVAVIFSSFIALTLTPVLSSKLLRHNAKPSRISKMMDAAFAKLIPAYQTLLNKIIATRTAGPTAIVLCVLGSVAFMQAIPSQLAPVEDRGVVFIMIKGAEGTSYDRMTTNMDQVEQQIMPLVGNGVIKSFNMQTPAFGGRAGDNTAFIIVQLEDWAEREQNAGDVVNLLRKTLSNIADISIRPMQPGFRGKSNDPIQFVLAGSSFEELNHWGQVVMEAAEAHPAISTVDINYSEKTPELIVKIDRQRAAELGVSVSDISDTLEVMLGGRSETTFVDRGEEYDVYLRGGEEGFNSASDLSKIYLRAANGSLVTLDSVTQLEEIASASRLSRLDKQRAVTVSGTLNQGHTLGEALDYLEQFAIEQLPSDISIAYSGESKDYKENQSSTFIIFCLAILVAYLVLAAQFESFINPMVVMLTVPMGIFGGLAGMYLMGESLNIYSQIAMIMLIGMVTKNGILIVEYANQLRDRGVEFNQAIVQAASRRLRPITMTAFTTVAGAIPLIVSTGAGAESRISVGTVVLFGMAFASIVSLLVIPAMYQLLARSTHSPGHVGEQLNQQIAADKQATDS, from the coding sequence ATGCTGCTGTCTGACATTTCGGTAAAACGCCCTGTTGTTGCCATTGTATTAAGCTTGTTGCTGTGTGTTTTTGGTATTGCTTCGTTTAGCCAATTGGCTGTGCGAGAAATGCCAGATGTAGAAAACCCAGTTGTTACTATTAGCACCCGCTACGAAGGCGTGTCTGCCACCATTATCGACAGCCAAATAACCTCGGTAATTGAAGACCAATTATCGGGTATTAGTGGTATTGATCAAATTGATTCTGTATCGCGAAACGGTATGTCGCGGGTAACCGTAACCTTTTTACTGGGTTGGCCCTTAACCGAGGGTGTGAGCGATGTGCGTGACGCAGTGGAGCGAGCGAAGCGTAGTTTGCCAGATGATATTACTGATCCAGTGGTGTCTAAAGATAACGGAAGCGGCGAAGCTTCTATCTATATCAACCTAAACTCTAATAAGATGGATCGCACCGAACTAACCGACTACGCAGAGCGCGTATTGGTAGATCGTTTTAACCTTATTAGCGGAGTAAGCTCGGTAGAACTTACCGGTGCATTATACAAAGTAATGTATGTAAAACTCGACCCCACCTTAATGGCCGGTCGACAAGTTACTCCTAGCGACATTGTTACTGCATTAAAAAGCGAAAACCTCGAGTTACCCGGCGGTGAAATAAGAAACGATACCACGGTTATGTCGGTACGCACCGAGCGACTTTATGCCGAGCCTGAAGATTTTGACTACCTGCGAATTCGAACCAGTGAAGACGGCACTCACGTTTATCTAAAAGATGTCGCCAGCGTATTTGTTGGTGCCGAGAACGAAAACTCCACCTTTAAAAGTGATGGCATCTTAAACCTAAGCCTAGGCATTGTTACGCAATTAGATGCTAACCCACTTAATGTAGCCACCATGGTTGCAAACGAGGTTGAGCGTTTACAACGTTTCGTACCCGAAGGCACCGAGCTAAAAGTAGATTACGATGCCACGGTGTTCATCGACCAAGCCATCGACGAGGTTTACCAAACCTTAATGATCACCGGTGGCTTAGTTGTGTTAGTGCTGTATATTTTCCTAGGCCAAGCACGAGTAACCATTATTCCGGCGATTACCGTTCCGGTATCGCTAATTGCCACATTTATTGCTGCACAAAGCTTCGGCTTTTCCATCAACCTAATTACCTTAATGGCGCTTATTCTTGCCATTGGCTTAGTGGTGGATGATGCAATTGTGGTAGTAGAAAATATTTACCACCACATCGAACAAGGCACCCCGCCTCTGTTAGCAGCTTATCGCGGTACCCGTGAAGTCGGTTTTGCCGTTATTGCAACCACTCTGGTTTTGGTCATGGTGTTTTTGCCCATTGCTTACATGGACGGCATGGTAGGTAAAATGTTTACCGAGTTTTCGGTATTACTATCGGTAGCCGTTATTTTCTCCTCGTTTATTGCACTAACTCTTACCCCGGTGCTCAGCAGTAAACTGTTGCGTCACAATGCTAAACCTAGCCGTATAAGCAAAATGATGGATGCAGCGTTCGCAAAATTGATCCCTGCTTATCAAACTCTGCTAAACAAAATTATCGCGACTCGCACTGCGGGGCCTACCGCCATTGTATTATGTGTGCTGGGCAGTGTTGCGTTTATGCAAGCTATCCCCTCGCAACTTGCGCCGGTTGAAGACAGAGGTGTGGTATTCATCATGATCAAGGGTGCCGAAGGTACTAGCTACGATCGTATGACCACCAACATGGACCAAGTAGAGCAGCAAATTATGCCCTTGGTTGGCAATGGTGTGATTAAGTCATTTAACATGCAAACGCCAGCCTTTGGTGGCCGCGCCGGCGACAATACCGCCTTTATCATTGTTCAACTAGAAGACTGGGCAGAACGCGAACAAAACGCCGGCGACGTAGTTAACCTACTGCGTAAAACACTGTCTAATATTGCCGACATTTCTATACGACCCATGCAGCCAGGCTTTAGAGGAAAATCAAACGATCCTATTCAGTTTGTATTGGCGGGTTCAAGCTTTGAGGAGCTAAACCATTGGGGCCAAGTAGTTATGGAAGCCGCCGAAGCACATCCTGCGATTAGTACGGTAGATATTAACTATTCTGAAAAAACCCCAGAGCTTATTGTAAAAATTGACCGCCAACGCGCCGCCGAGTTAGGCGTAAGTGTGAGCGACATTTCCGACACATTAGAGGTAATGCTAGGAGGCCGCAGCGAAACTACCTTTGTAGACAGAGGCGAAGAATACGACGTTTACCTGCGTGGAGGCGAAGAAGGCTTTAACAGCGCCAGCGATTTAAGCAAAATTTACCTACGTGCAGCAAACGGTAGTTTGGTAACGCTAGATAGCGTAACCCAACTAGAAGAAATAGCCTCTGCCAGCCGACTAAGCCGCTTAGACAAACAGCGAGCGGTGACTGTTTCGGGTACGCTTAATCAAGGCCATACTCTGGGAGAAGCACTAGATTACCTAGAACAGTTTGCCATTGAGCAGCTGCCTAGCGACATATCTATTGCCTACAGTGGAGAATCAAAAGACTACAAAGAAAATCAAAGTAGTACCTTTATTATTTTCTGCTTAGCCATATTAGTTGCCTATTTAGTGCTTGCCGCCCAATTTGAAAGCTTTATCAACCCAATGGTAGTGATGCTTACCGTACCGATGGGAATATTTGGTGGCTTAGCAGGTATGTACTTAATGGGCGAAAGCCTCAATATTTATAGCCAAATAGCCATGATCATGCTCATTGGTATGGTAACCAAAAATGGCATTTTAATTGTTGAGTACGCCAACCAACTTCGCGACCGAGGTGTTGAGTTTAACCAAGCAATTGTGCAAGCAGCATCAAGGCGCTTACGCCCAATTACCATGACAGCCTTCACTACGGTAGCCGGTGCAATCCCTTTAATTGTCTCTACTGGAGCGGGAGCAGAAAGCCGTATCTCAGTAGGTACGGTGGTGTTGTTCGGAATGGCCTTTGCCTCGATAGTAAGCTTACTGGTGATACCAGCAATGTATCAGCTATTAGCACGCTCAACTCACTCTCCAGGCCATGTTGGCGAACAACTTAATCAGCAAATCGCTGCCGACAAACAAGCTACTGATTCTTAA
- a CDS encoding efflux RND transporter periplasmic adaptor subunit: MYLRYVLPPVLIICMIALIVINQQSTNGNPARSLAPTLVTTEQVQQHSLAQNLSLIGTLDAEQSVAIAAEVSGKINQINVRSNQRVQAGDVLVKLNDLKASAALAEARAYLADEQRKLYEFEQLLKRKAVSQTSFDAQLASVTIAKARLQSAQSEFDDHTLTAPFTGVTGLINISNGELINANQSLLSLDNLSSLQLDLNVPDQYLSLLSKGMPIQATTPAWPQQIFEGTIDAIDPRVDSNTLNLTVRVNFDNTSKQLKPGMMMRAKLTLPASTQAMIPVQAIEYSGTKRFVYVVGENNIAHRTEVQLGARINNYVLIDQGLALNDNIVVQGLVNIRDGAHIKQVDTKVAKSKQLADEKATQEPI, from the coding sequence ATGTACTTACGTTATGTTTTACCGCCAGTTCTCATTATTTGCATGATCGCTCTAATAGTGATCAATCAGCAGTCTACAAATGGCAACCCAGCGCGTAGCCTTGCCCCCACTTTGGTAACAACAGAGCAAGTGCAACAACATAGCCTAGCTCAAAACCTGAGCTTAATTGGCACCCTAGATGCCGAACAGTCGGTGGCTATTGCTGCAGAAGTCAGCGGCAAGATTAATCAAATCAATGTGCGCTCTAATCAACGAGTTCAAGCAGGCGACGTATTAGTTAAGCTAAACGACTTAAAAGCCAGTGCAGCATTAGCCGAAGCAAGAGCCTACTTGGCCGACGAGCAACGCAAACTGTATGAATTTGAACAACTGTTAAAACGTAAGGCTGTTTCGCAAACCAGTTTTGACGCGCAACTGGCCAGCGTAACGATTGCCAAAGCAAGATTACAATCAGCGCAATCAGAGTTTGATGATCACACCCTTACCGCGCCTTTTACCGGGGTTACTGGGTTAATCAATATCAGTAACGGTGAACTGATTAACGCAAATCAATCGCTACTCAGCTTAGACAACCTATCAAGCCTGCAACTCGACCTAAATGTGCCCGACCAATATTTGTCTCTATTATCCAAAGGCATGCCTATACAAGCCACAACCCCCGCTTGGCCGCAGCAGATCTTTGAAGGCACCATCGACGCCATAGACCCGCGAGTAGACAGCAATACCCTAAACCTCACTGTGCGAGTTAACTTCGACAACACCAGTAAACAATTAAAACCTGGCATGATGATGCGCGCTAAGCTCACCTTGCCAGCATCCACCCAAGCAATGATCCCTGTGCAGGCTATTGAATATTCTGGCACTAAACGATTTGTATACGTGGTTGGAGAAAACAATATTGCTCATCGCACCGAAGTTCAGCTAGGTGCGCGTATTAATAACTACGTACTAATCGACCAAGGTTTAGCATTAAACGACAACATCGTAGTACAAGGCCTAGTGAATATTCGCGACGGTGCACATATTAAACAAGTAGACACCAAAGTCGCTAAATCGAAACAACTAGCCGATGAAAAAGCCACTCAGGAGCCAATTTAA
- a CDS encoding thioredoxin family protein has product MEASKKGFNPEYQEEAPSSEDLAALSGYAVLEFGAPWCGHCKAAASAVESVLSPKDLPHIKVFDGKGKRLGRAFQVKLWPTLILLESGKEVARVVRPVAVSDVQALFATLEN; this is encoded by the coding sequence ATGGAAGCAAGCAAGAAGGGTTTTAACCCAGAGTACCAAGAAGAAGCGCCTAGCAGCGAGGATTTAGCAGCATTAAGTGGATATGCAGTATTAGAGTTTGGTGCGCCTTGGTGTGGCCATTGTAAAGCTGCTGCCAGTGCGGTTGAGTCGGTGTTATCTCCTAAAGATTTACCACACATTAAGGTGTTTGACGGCAAAGGTAAGCGCTTAGGGCGAGCATTTCAGGTTAAGCTTTGGCCAACTTTAATATTGCTTGAATCCGGTAAGGAAGTGGCACGAGTTGTAAGGCCGGTTGCTGTCAGCGATGTACAAGCGCTATTCGCAACACTAGAAAACTAA
- a CDS encoding YcxB family protein: MQAFKTQFTLSRQYLAECFDQTSPFEKKSAIKKWFPALLLLVGLALLMFTEQPKVAGSMLIGLAVLELIHIRFKRAWWLTRQMWGRSANSEIKLSINNEGIETQNPYTKTSLAWDNVETVIETELGIILVAKIGGRQYLSKSLFPEELVAEIIVKCKAVEDD, translated from the coding sequence ATGCAAGCTTTTAAAACGCAGTTTACGCTGTCTCGCCAATACCTCGCCGAATGTTTTGATCAAACATCGCCCTTTGAAAAGAAGTCCGCTATAAAGAAGTGGTTTCCTGCTTTATTGCTATTAGTAGGCTTAGCGCTGTTGATGTTTACCGAGCAGCCCAAAGTAGCGGGTAGCATGCTAATTGGTTTAGCGGTACTAGAGTTAATTCATATTCGCTTTAAACGAGCATGGTGGCTAACTCGACAAATGTGGGGGCGCAGCGCTAATAGTGAGATAAAACTTAGCATTAACAATGAAGGTATAGAGACACAAAATCCTTACACTAAAACCAGCCTAGCTTGGGACAATGTAGAGACGGTAATTGAAACCGAGCTTGGCATTATTCTGGTGGCTAAAATAGGCGGTCGACAATATTTGTCGAAGTCTTTGTTTCCAGAAGAGCTGGTGGCAGAAATAATTGTTAAGTGTAAAGCGGTTGAAGACGACTAG
- a CDS encoding VOC family protein, which translates to MFSHVMIGTNDVARSKAFYDQIMQVLGYNEGVMDAKGRCMYATASGVLGLTKPINGEDATNGNGMTVGFLASNPEMVDTWHAVGLANGGTAIEEPPGIRGKAPRKLYMAYLRDPDGNKICATHFMLD; encoded by the coding sequence ATGTTTAGCCACGTAATGATTGGTACTAACGATGTAGCACGTTCAAAAGCATTTTATGACCAGATTATGCAAGTGCTTGGGTATAACGAAGGTGTGATGGATGCTAAAGGTCGCTGTATGTATGCCACTGCATCGGGAGTGTTGGGCTTAACTAAGCCAATTAATGGCGAAGACGCCACTAATGGTAATGGGATGACAGTGGGTTTTTTAGCTAGCAACCCAGAGATGGTGGATACGTGGCACGCGGTGGGGCTTGCTAATGGTGGAACTGCAATCGAAGAGCCACCAGGCATAAGAGGTAAAGCGCCACGAAAACTTTATATGGCTTATTTGCGTGATCCCGACGGCAATAAGATATGCGCAACCCATTTTATGCTCGATTAG
- a CDS encoding carcinine hydrolase/isopenicillin-N N-acyltransferase family protein, producing the protein MKKSILTVVTLALLSTHALADMKAGDKLDYYQPQRAAHQNGAELIDLSGQSGQSAEALAQTLAKFDRLTPDAEVLTLAKNAVANNQAIAPKYAAMMERQAEIRGVEVHELYAAALQMDWSVNKSIMQANTKQTLSEAATKMRGCTTLAFADTGIVAQNNDLGIDHLLNYPTRVIKTDDTIFIPTDGSHFQGMGKHVGVVLNIMGEPSGTTADINTKNIVTIDAVFAAITSSTSVEDAFNKLKHYTTPVAMNFTVADDSGDHGAIEMSVDATVLVRGDGGIGHANHNAKMKQTMLETMSMTEANETFVDSFAREQAAQNFVDFSKEKTVQGMKYILKQKPINITLYDKDFVTVESMIFDTKQGCAYVSGDNPLFSEYTKVCF; encoded by the coding sequence ATGAAAAAATCTATATTAACTGTTGTTACACTCGCGTTGCTCTCAACGCATGCTTTAGCCGACATGAAAGCTGGCGATAAGTTAGATTATTACCAGCCTCAACGTGCAGCCCATCAAAACGGTGCAGAGCTTATCGACTTAAGCGGCCAAAGCGGCCAAAGCGCAGAAGCCTTAGCACAAACACTTGCTAAGTTTGACCGCCTAACGCCGGATGCCGAAGTACTCACGCTAGCTAAAAATGCAGTAGCAAACAACCAAGCAATAGCCCCTAAATATGCCGCTATGATGGAACGCCAAGCAGAAATTCGAGGAGTAGAAGTACACGAGCTATATGCCGCAGCATTGCAAATGGACTGGTCAGTAAACAAGTCGATTATGCAGGCCAACACTAAGCAAACTCTTTCTGAGGCAGCCACTAAAATGCGCGGTTGCACAACACTTGCCTTTGCAGATACCGGCATTGTTGCGCAAAACAATGACCTAGGGATCGACCACTTGCTTAACTACCCTACCCGTGTGATCAAGACCGACGATACTATCTTTATACCCACCGACGGGAGTCATTTTCAAGGAATGGGTAAACACGTTGGTGTGGTGCTAAATATTATGGGCGAGCCTAGCGGCACCACTGCAGATATAAACACCAAAAATATTGTAACCATAGATGCTGTGTTTGCAGCGATTACTTCATCTACCAGTGTTGAAGATGCCTTTAACAAACTTAAGCATTACACCACACCAGTAGCCATGAACTTTACCGTTGCTGATGATTCTGGCGACCATGGCGCTATAGAAATGTCGGTAGATGCTACTGTTCTAGTACGTGGAGACGGTGGCATTGGCCACGCTAACCACAATGCAAAAATGAAACAAACAATGCTTGAAACCATGAGCATGACAGAGGCAAACGAAACCTTTGTCGATAGCTTTGCTCGCGAACAAGCAGCGCAAAACTTCGTAGACTTTAGTAAAGAAAAAACAGTGCAAGGGATGAAATACATTCTTAAGCAAAAACCAATCAACATAACCCTTTACGACAAAGACTTTGTCACCGTTGAATCAATGATTTTTGATACTAAGCAAGGCTGTGCTTACGTGTCGGGCGATAACCCGCTATTTAGCGAATACACTAAAGTATGTTTTTAA